The following proteins are encoded in a genomic region of Alphaproteobacteria bacterium:
- a CDS encoding type II and III secretion system protein family protein, with amino-acid sequence MTIQLSYKPGQMLMLAMALLAQAGLTSQASAGEIRQHAALTVETGQATLVQLTEPAATIFVANPDVADIQIPTPGASGTSATQFLVLGKKSGTTTVYALMGNGTGTSYAVIVTHPNKEIGAAINKEVPNAHVDVSSAPSGITLSGSVASPRAAQRAKETARQYMGEKDNLNFNVSVAASTQVNLRVQVAEVSRQTNKNFGFNWGSIFNNGTIAVGLLTGRPPVTAFGNFVRNVSTDTLSSIGIGYKNNSGSVNISGLVDALEQEGLVTILAEPNLTASSGRTANFLAGGEFPIPISQGNQQISVEFKRFGVSVDFTPIVLDSNRLSIEVRPEVSELTDIGSVVIDSIKIPALAIRRAETTVELASGQSFAIAGLFQNNGSNRIEQYPWLGDVPILGALFRASRFQRNESELVIIVTPYIVQPAARTADLHLPIQGVVFASDIEQALLGRLTSSKGAAPPQNMPRLNSAAGFMLE; translated from the coding sequence ATGACCATCCAACTCTCATACAAGCCCGGACAGATGCTCATGCTGGCCATGGCGCTGCTCGCGCAGGCAGGACTGACATCACAAGCGTCGGCGGGTGAAATCCGTCAGCACGCGGCGCTGACGGTCGAGACCGGTCAGGCGACTCTCGTTCAATTGACCGAGCCTGCCGCCACGATATTTGTGGCGAATCCCGACGTCGCCGATATTCAGATTCCGACGCCGGGCGCTTCCGGAACGAGCGCGACGCAATTTCTCGTTCTTGGAAAAAAATCTGGAACGACGACCGTCTATGCGCTCATGGGCAACGGCACGGGCACCAGCTACGCCGTTATCGTTACGCATCCCAACAAGGAAATCGGCGCGGCGATTAATAAGGAAGTTCCGAATGCGCATGTCGATGTATCGAGCGCGCCCAGCGGAATTACCCTTTCAGGCTCGGTCGCGTCGCCGCGCGCCGCCCAGCGGGCGAAAGAAACGGCGCGGCAATACATGGGCGAAAAAGATAATTTGAATTTCAACGTCTCGGTTGCCGCCTCGACGCAGGTCAATCTGCGCGTGCAAGTCGCCGAGGTTTCGCGCCAGACCAACAAAAATTTCGGCTTTAACTGGGGGTCTATATTCAATAACGGCACGATCGCCGTCGGCCTGCTTACAGGGCGGCCGCCTGTCACGGCTTTCGGCAATTTTGTTCGCAATGTATCGACGGACACTCTTAGTTCGATCGGCATCGGCTATAAGAACAATAGCGGGTCCGTCAATATCTCCGGCCTCGTCGATGCGCTGGAACAGGAAGGTCTCGTAACGATTCTGGCGGAACCCAATCTCACTGCAAGCTCGGGCAGAACGGCGAATTTTCTCGCGGGCGGCGAATTCCCCATCCCTATCTCGCAGGGCAACCAGCAGATATCCGTCGAGTTCAAGCGCTTCGGGGTCAGCGTCGATTTTACGCCTATCGTCCTCGACTCGAACCGGCTGAGCATCGAGGTCAGGCCGGAGGTAAGCGAACTGACCGACATCGGGTCCGTCGTCATCGACAGCATCAAGATTCCGGCTCTGGCGATAAGGCGGGCGGAAACGACGGTAGAGCTTGCAAGCGGGCAAAGTTTCGCTATCGCCGGGCTCTTCCAGAACAACGGAAGCAATCGGATAGAGCAGTATCCCTGGCTGGGCGACGTGCCGATTTTGGGCGCGCTTTTTCGCGCCAGCAGATTCCAGCGCAATGAAAGCGAGCTGGTGATCATCGTGACGCCTTATATCGTGCAGCCGGCCGCGCGAACAGCCGACCTTCATCTTCCAATACAAGGCGTCGTCTTCGCCAGCGACATCGAACAGGCGCTGCTGGGCCGGCTGACATCGTCCAAGGGCGCCGCGCCGCCGCAAAACATGCCTCGCCTGAACAGCGCGGCAGGATTCATGCTGGAGTAA
- the cpaB gene encoding Flp pilus assembly protein CpaB → MLQRNILLVIGIIALFSGVMFLMLWVGESSPSKIESSRAEKEKKYILVAARPLIAGSLLRPEDMTWKELPPAEIIDGNLVRGSVSETDFVGGVTRRNLGSQEALNPNAIVKAKDRDFLSAVLSPGYRAVSLTMDAAQSISGLIMPGDWVDIVLTQNLSAAEGNAAYKSVGETLLRNRRVIAVDKMLPPLPKSAASPDPPKQDQPLTPQNASDPRTVTLELMPREAEQILVAAQIGKVALALRALEGSGMDSADPGMEAMPVWASDVSPALKSAERTSPERTAAPAGPIQKPRSLTEIIHGDKVELR, encoded by the coding sequence ATGCTTCAACGCAATATCCTGCTCGTTATAGGAATCATCGCTCTTTTCTCCGGCGTCATGTTTTTGATGCTTTGGGTCGGCGAATCATCGCCCTCTAAGATTGAGAGCAGCAGGGCCGAGAAGGAGAAAAAATACATTCTAGTCGCCGCGCGTCCGCTCATCGCCGGTTCGCTGTTGCGCCCGGAAGATATGACATGGAAGGAATTACCGCCGGCGGAAATAATCGACGGCAATCTCGTGCGCGGCTCGGTATCCGAAACGGATTTCGTCGGAGGCGTCACGCGCCGCAACCTTGGGTCTCAGGAAGCGTTGAATCCAAACGCCATCGTCAAAGCCAAGGATCGCGATTTTCTTTCCGCCGTGCTGTCTCCCGGCTATCGCGCCGTATCGCTTACGATGGACGCGGCGCAAAGCATATCGGGCCTGATCATGCCCGGCGACTGGGTCGATATTGTCCTCACGCAAAACCTTTCCGCGGCGGAAGGCAACGCCGCGTATAAATCCGTCGGCGAAACCCTGCTGCGCAACCGGCGCGTTATTGCCGTCGATAAGATGCTTCCGCCACTGCCAAAATCAGCGGCATCGCCGGACCCGCCCAAGCAGGATCAGCCCCTTACCCCGCAGAACGCGTCGGATCCGAGAACGGTGACTCTGGAACTGATGCCGCGCGAGGCCGAACAAATTCTCGTGGCGGCGCAGATCGGTAAGGTCGCGCTTGCCCTTCGCGCGCTGGAAGGATCGGGAATGGATAGCGCCGACCCCGGAATGGAGGCCATGCCGGTCTGGGCCTCGGATGTCTCGCCAGCGCTGAAATCGGCGGAACGAACCTCACCGGAAAGAACGGCGGCTCCTGCCGGCCCCATTCAAAAGCCGCGCTCCTTAACCGAGATCATTCATGGCGACAAAGTGGAATTACGTTGA
- a CDS encoding CpaD family pilus assembly lipoprotein, with product MADAKKIKSPWLAFALGFGMALTLASCAADDAKPHGAAANDAKLPNLTEARPCPPWAAVPAFRHGNADAPYLGCANHVNLANMLESPSDLDQGRPLGFADGERETVVLKDYDQNKSTGFKETNAPKSALGAPASTTGGSP from the coding sequence ATGGCTGACGCAAAAAAAATAAAATCGCCCTGGCTTGCGTTCGCTCTTGGGTTCGGCATGGCCCTGACCTTGGCGAGTTGTGCCGCGGATGACGCCAAGCCCCATGGCGCGGCGGCGAACGACGCCAAACTCCCTAACCTGACAGAAGCGCGGCCTTGTCCGCCTTGGGCGGCAGTTCCGGCATTCCGTCACGGCAATGCCGACGCGCCTTATCTCGGCTGCGCAAACCACGTCAACCTTGCGAACATGCTTGAATCCCCTTCCGATCTGGATCAAGGACGCCCTCTCGGTTTCGCGGATGGCGAACGAGAGACGGTCGTTCTGAAGGACTACGATCAGAACAAGAGCACCGGCTTCAAAGAGACGAATGCGCCAAAATCAGCACTGGGCGCGCCGGCATCCACG